The Streptomyces sp. DG1A-41 genomic sequence GTTCCTCGCGACCCAGGACTTCGAACCCCGCGCCACGACCGACTACGAGACGACCCCGGAGGCGGACGACGCGGCTCCACCGCCTCCGGCGGGGGCGACCGGGGGCGCGATGGCCGGGACCGACGAGGAGGCCGGGGCATCGCGTCCTGCGGACGCCACCTCGGCCGACGCCCCGACCGACACAGGCACGGCGGCCGGGGCGCCGGAGACCGCCGGGGAGACACCGGCTCCCGGCCCCGACGACAAGACGTCGGCCTCCGGCCAATCGGCCGATGAGGCTCGCGCCACCGCGGCCGGCGACGAGCCCTCGGCACCGGGGCGCGCCGACGAGCCCTCTGTCCCCGCAGCCGGCGATGACGCTTCCGCCGCGGGCCCTGACGACAAGACGTCGGCCTCCGGCCAATCGGCCGATGAGGCTCGCGCCACCGCGGCCGGTGACGAGCCCTCGGCACCGGGGCGCGCCGACGAGCCCCCTGTCCCCGCAGCCGGCGATGATGCTTCCGCCTCCGGCCCCGGCGACGAACCCCCCGCCCCGCCCCCCGAGCCCCCATCCGTCTTCGAGGCCGGTATTGCGCCGTCTTCTCTCGGGCCCTCGGACGGCGAAGATGAGGACGACGAGGGCGGCGAGGACGGTGACGGCATCGCCGAGGCGGCGCATGCGCGGCGGACGATGATCGGGAGGAGTGCCGAGGAGGTCGATCACGCTCCGCCGCGCGGGCGGTACGCGCCGGTGCCCGCGCCGCAGACCGTGATGCCTCCCGCCCCGCTGCGCTGGGCGGCCCCCGCGGCGGCGCTCGCGCTGGCGTCGGCCATCGTGGCGGTCCGGGCCCTGCGCAGGCGTCGCTGAAAACGCCCCGCACCGGGTGAGGCCCTCTTGATCACCCCAGTAGGGTCGTCCCGTGAGTGACGAAGACATCACGCTGACCGCGGGCGACGCGGAGGTGACCGTGCAGCCGGGCAACGGCGGCCGGGTCGGAGGGCTGCGGATCGGCGGCGTGGAGATGCTCCGGCAGGGGGAGCGGTTCGGCTGCTTCCCGATGGTGCCGTGGTGCGGACGGATCCGGAACGGGCGCTTCCTGGACGGCGCCGCCGTACGGCAGATGCCCCTCAACGCGCCGCCCCACGCCATCCACGGCACCGCCCGCGACGGCGCCTGGCGCACCGCCCGCACGAGCACGGCCGAGGCCGTCATCACCTACGAGCTCGTCGACCCCTGGCCCCACCCCGGCCGCGTCACCCAGGTCGTCGCCCTCACCGAGGACGCGCTGACGCTGACCATGTCCGTGGAGACGTACGAGTCGTCGTTCCCGGCGCAGATCGGCTGGCACCCGTGGTTCAACCGGAACCTCGGCGGCGAGGACGTGCGCCTCGACTTCCACCCCGCCTGGCAGGAGGAGCGCGGCGACGACCACCTGCCCACCGGCAACCGCGTCGAGCCGAAGCCCGGCCCCTGGGACGACTGCTTCGGGATGCCCGGCGGCGTCGAGGTGACCCTCACCTGGCCCGGGCAGCTGGAGCTGAAGGTGACCGGCCGCCAGGAGTGGGTCGTCGTCTACGACGAGCAGGAGGCCGCCGTGTGCGTGGAGCCGCAGACCGGGCCGCCCAACGGGCTCAACACCCTGCCGCGCCTGGTCACGCCCCTGGAACCGCTGGAGGCCGCCACGACCTGGAGCTGGCGCCGCCTCTAAGCTGGGCGACATGACGGACACACGTGGCGCGCTGCTCCAGCAGATCAAGGACAAGGCCGTGGTACACGGCAAGGTGACCCTGTCGTCGGGTCTCGAGGCCGACTACTACGTCGACCTGCGCCGCGTCACCCTCGACGGCGAGGCCGCGCCGCTGGTCGGACAGGTGCTGCTCGACCTGACCGGTGACTTCGAGTTCGACGCGGTGGGCGGGCTCACCATGGGCGCCGACCCCGTCGCCGCCGCCATGCTGCACGCCGCCGCCGCGCGCGGGCAGCGCCTGGACGCCTTCGTCGTACGGAAGGCCGCGAAGGCGCACGGCTTGCAGCGGCGCGTCGAGGGCCCGGACATCGCGGGCCGCCGTGTGCTGGTCGTCGAGGACACCTCCACCACCGGCGGCTCCCCGCTCACCGCCGTCGAGGCCGTGCGTGAGGCCGGGGCCGAGGTCGTCGCCGTCGCGACCATCGTCGACCGGGCGACCGGCGCCGCGGAGAAGATCCAGGAGGGCGCCGGGGTGCCGTATCTCTTCGCGTTCTCGAAGGACGAGCTGGGCCTGGACTGAGCCAAGACCGACCAGGGCGTGGACGGTGGCCTGGACCTTCCGGCCAAGTCTGGAAAGATGGGGCCGACGATGACGTCGCACCCCAAGGTCTAGGTCAGGGCCGAGAACGCAGTACGCCAACCCGCAGATACAAGGAGCGGACGCATGCCCATCGCAACTCCCGAGGTCTACAACGAGATGCTGGACCGGGCGAAGGCAGGAAAGTTCGCCTACCCGGCCATCAACGTGACCTCCACCCAGACCCTGCACGCGGCACTGCGCGGTTTCGCCGAGGCGGAGAGCGACGGCATCGTCCAGATCTCCACGGGTGGCGCCGAGTTCCTGGGCGGCCAGTACAGCAAGGACATGGTGACCGGCGCGGTCGCCCTGGCCGAGTTCGCGCACATCGTCGCCGAGAAGTACCCGGTGAACATCGCGCTGCACACGGACCACTGTCCGAAGGACAAGCTCGACGGGTACGTACGTCCGCTGCTGGCGCTCTCCAAGAAGCGCGTGGACGCCGGTCTGAGCCCGCTGTTCCAGTCGCACATGTGGGACGGCTCCGCGGAGACCCTCGCCGACAACCTCTCCATCGCGCAGGAGCTGCTGGAACAGGCCCGCGCCGCGAAGATCATCCTCGAGGTGGAGATCACCCCGACCGGTGGCGAGGAGGACGGCGTCTCCCACGAGATCAACGACTCCCTCTACACCACCGTCGACGACGCGATCCGCACCGCCGAGGCCCTGGGCCTGGGCGAGAAGGGCCGCTACCTGCTGGCCGCGTCCTTCGGCAACGTGCACGGCGTGTACAAGCCGGGCAACGTCGTCCTGCGTCCCGAGCTGCTGAAGGAGCTGAACGAGGGCGTCGCCGCCAAGTTCGGCAAGGCCGCTTCTCCTGGCCCCTTCGACTTCGTCTTCCACGGCGGCTCGGGCTCCTCGGAGGAGGAGATCCGGACCGCGCTGGAGAACGGCGTGGTCAAGATGAACATCGACACGGACACGCAGTACGCCTTCACGCGTCCGGTCGCGGACCACATGTTCCGCAACTACGACGGCGTCCTGAAGGTCGACGGCGAGGTCGGCAACAAGAAGACCTACGACCCGCGCACCTGGGGCAAGCTCGCCGAGGCGTCCATGGCCGCGCGCGTCGTCGAGGCCTGCGGCCACCTCCGCTCCACCGGCACGAAGATCAAGTAAGTCCCGGTTCGATCGCGTAGGGCCCGGCACCTCCATAAGGTGCCGGGCCCTTCCGTATGCTCCCTGCATGCCCGATGTGCGGCTCGCCTCTCCGCAGGGCCGGTGGATTCTGCTCACCACCGTCCTCGGCTCCGGCATGGCCCTGCTGGACTCGACCGTCGTCAATGTCGCGCTGCCCCGCATCGGCCGCGATCTCGACGCGGACCTGGCGGCCCTCCAGTGGACCGTCAACGCGTACATGGTCACCCTGGCCGGGCTGATCCTGCTGGGCGGGGCGCTGGGCGACCGTTTCGGGCGCCGGAAGGTGTTCGTCGTCGGTGTGGTGTGGTTCGCGGTGGCGTCCCTGCTGTGCGGGATCGCGCCGAACGCCGGGGTGCTGATCGCCGCGCGGGCGTTGCAGGGAGTGGGCGGTGCGCTGCTCACGCCCGGGTCACTGGCGCTGATCCAGGCGTCCTTCCATCCCGACGACCGGGGCCGCGCGGTGGGCCTGTGGTCCGGCTTCGGCGGGATCGGGGCGGCGGTCGGGCCCTTCGTCGGCGGCTGGCTGGTGGACGGGCCCGGCTGGCGGTGGGTGTTCCTGCTGAACGTGCCGCTGGCGCTGCTGTGCGTGCCCGTGGCGCTGCGGCACGTGCCCGAGTCGGGGGACCAGCGGGCGCACGGGCGGTTCGATGTGCTGGGGGCGGTGCTGGGCGCGTCGGCGCTCGCGCTGCTGACGTACGCGCTGATCGAGGCCGGTTCCGGCGGGCTGGTCGTGGCGGTCACGGCCGTGGCCGGGCTGGCCGCGGCAGTGGCGTTCGTGGTCGTCGAGCGACGGCGTCCCGAGCCGATGATGCCGCCGGACATCTTCTCCTCCCGCCAGTTCACGGCGGTCAACCTCGTCACGCTGTGCGTGTACGCGGCCCTCGGCGGGTTCTTCTTCCTCGCCGCGCTCCAGCTCCAGGTGGTGGTGGGTTACTCGGCGCTCGCGGCCGGTACGGCTCTGCTGCCGACGACCGCCCTGATGCTGGTGCTGTCGGCGCGGTCCGGTGAGCTGGCCGACCGGATCGGGCCGCGACTGCCGCTCACGGTGGGACCGCTGCTGTGCGCCGCGGGGATGCTGCTGATGCTGCGGGTCGGGCCGGGGGCGTCGTACGTGGCTGATGCGCTGCCCGCGCTGGTGGTGCTCGGGCTGGGCATGGTCACGCTGGTGGCGCCGCTGACGGCGACCGTGCTGGGGTCGGTGGATGTGGCCCGGGCGGGGCTGGCCAGCGGGATCAACAACGCGGCGGCCCGGGCGGCGGGGCTGGTGGCGGTGGCGGCGTTGCCGTTGCTGGCGGGGATGGGGGAGGAGGCGTATCGGGAGCCGGGGGCGTTCGATGTCGCCTTCGGGAAGGCGATGGCGTGGTGTGCGGGGGTGTTGGTTCTGGGGGCGGTCGTCGCGGCCGCGGCGGTACGGAGGCCGCGGCCGGGCTGCAAGCGGCCGGAGTGTCTGCGGCAGGGGGGTGTGACGGCACCGCCGCTGGAGGGGGAGCCGGTGCGGAAGCGGTTGTCTTAGGCACGGGCGTTTTTGCCCGCGTCGGGGTGTTGCCCAGCCCGGCGTAGCGGGGTGCCGCCGCGCTCACCCGTGCCGCCCCAGCGGCACGACTGCCCGCAGCTAGGCCGGCACGACTGCCCGCAGCTCATGCCTGCGGCAGACTTGGGGCATGTCCATTCACGAGAACCTCCTCGGGGGCCCGCCCCCGACCCACCTCCCCGACGACCCCGGGCCACGGGAAATGCTCGCGTCGGGTACCGCGCCGGTCGACGTCGCCGCCGCGCACCCCACCTCCTCGCTCGCCTGGGCGCAGCTCGCCGACGAGGCGTACGAGCGGGGCGCGACCGTCGAGTCGTACGCGTACGCCCGTACGGGCTACCACCGTGGCCTGGACGCGCTGCGCCGCAACGGCTGGAAGGGCCACGGCCCGGTGCCCTGGGAGCACGAGCCGAACCGCGGCTTCCTGCGCGCCCTGCACGCCCTCGCCCGTGCCGCACAGGCGATCGGCGAGCAGGAGGAGTACGAGCGCTGCTCCCAGTTCCTGAAGGACTCCTCGCCGACGGCGGCGCAGGTCCTGGGCTGACGGCGGTCCGTGTGCGCGAGGCCCGTCCGCCGAGCGGGCGGGCCTTGCGGTTTCGGGGGACGATTGCGGAGTATGCCGGTGGGGACCGGGGCCCCGTGCCGGCATCGGCAGGGGCGGACCGCTACCCGGAGTTACACGCAGGAGACAGCGATGTCCCACGAGGCTCACGAGCCCGAGACCCCGCATCTCGATTTCCACGGCACGACGCCGTACGAGGACTACGTCAAGGCGGACGTGCTCACCCACCTCCAGCACACCCTCTCCGACGACCCCGGAGAGATGGTCTTCCTGGTCACGACCCAGGTGATGGAGCTGTGGTTCACCGTCATCGTCCACGAGTGGGAGACGGCGGCACACGCGCTGCGCGGCGACGACGTACCCACCGCGACCGCCGCGCTGAAGAGGTCCGTACGCGAGCTGGAGGCGCTCAACGCCTCCTGGAAGCCGCTCGGCCAGCTCACGCCGGCCCAGTTCAACTCCTACCGGTCCGCCCTCGGCGAGGGCTCCGGCTTCCAGTCGGCGATGTACCGGCGGATGGAGTTCCTGCTCGGCGACAAGTCCGCGTCCATGCTGGTCCCGCACCGGGGCGCGCCGCGCGTGCACGCCGAGCTGGAGAAGGCGCTGCACGAGCCGAGCCTTTACGACGAGGTGGTGCGGCTGCTCGCGCGGCGCGGGTACGACATCCCTCAGGCCGTGCTGGGGCGTGACGTGTCGCTGCGCTACGAGCCGTCCCCGGAGGTGGAGGCCGCCTGGACGGCCGTCTACTCGGGCGACGAGAGCGACGAACTCGCCCGGCTCGGCGAGGCGTTGAGCGATGTCGCCGAGCTGGTGTGGCGCTGGCGCAACGACCACCTCGTCGCCACGCGCCGCGCGATGGGCGCCAAGACCGGCACGGGCGGTTCCGCCGGGGTGGCCTGGCTGGAGAAGCGGGCGCAGAAGCAGGTGTTCCCCGAGCTGTGGACGGCGCGGTCCCATGTCTGAACTCGCGATGCGCGCGGAGAAGCTGGACGCCGCCGACGACCTGCGCGGCAAGCGGGACGCCTTCGTCCTCGATGACGTTGTCTACCTCGACGGCAACTCGCTCGGCGCGCTGCCGGCCGTCGTCCCCGGGCGGGTCGAGGACGTCGTACGCCGCCAGTGGGGCGAGCTGCGCATCCGGTCCTGGGAGGAGAGAGGCTGGTGGACGGCGCCCGAGCGGATCGGTGACCGGATCGCCCCGCTGGTCGGGGCGGCCCCCGGGCAGGTCGTGGTGGGCGACTCGACAAGTGTCAATGTGTTCAAGGCACTTGTGGGGGCGGTGCGGATGGCGGGGGAGGGCCGCGACGAGATCCTCGTCGACGCCACGACCTTTCCGACCGACGGGTACATCGCCGAGTCCGCCGCCCGGATGACCGGCTGCACACTGCGGCCGGTGGCACCGGCTCAGGTGCCGGGCGCGCTGGGCGACCGTACCGCCGCCGTCCTCCTCAACCACGTCGACTACCGCACCGGCCGGCTGCACGACCTGCCGGCGCTGACGGCCGCCGTGCACGGGGCGGGCGCGTACGTCGTCTGGGACCTGTGCCACAGCGCGGGCGCGCTGCCGGTGGGGCTGGACGAGCACGGCGTGGATCTCGCGGTCGGCTGCACCTACAAGTACCTGAACGGCGGGCCGGGTTCACCGGCGTACCTGTACGTGCGCCGGGAGCTTCAGGACCGCTTCGACTCCCCGTTGCCCGGCTGGAACTCCCACGCCGAGCCGTTCGGGATGCGGAGCGGGTACGAGCCGGCCCCCGGCGCCCTGCGCGGCCGGGTCGGCACGCCGGACATCCTCTCCATGCTCGCCCTGGAGGCGGCCCTGGAGGTGTGGGACGGGGTGCGGGTCGAGGCGGTGCGGTCCAAGTCGCTCGCGCTGACGGACTTCTTCCTGGAGTGCGTGGCGGAGTACGTGCCCGAGGGCCGGGTCGAGTGCCTGACGCCGGTGCCGCACGCGGAGCGGGGCAGCCAGGTCGCCCTGCGCTGCGACGGGGCCGGTGACGTGATGAAACGGCTCATCGAGCGGGGTGTGGTCGGCGACTTCCGGGCGCCGGACGTGCTGCGCTTCGGCTTCACACCGCTGTACGTGGGCTTCGCCGACGTGGAGCGGGCGGCGCGGGTGCTGGCTCAGACGCTGGGGTGAGCTCCCCGTGACGAATGCGAACGGCCTCTGCCGCCGCGGGGGCCGTTCGGTCTTCACCCAGCGTGACATCCCCGTGTCCGCCCACGTCACCTGCCTGATACCGTCCCGGCC encodes the following:
- a CDS encoding carbon monoxide dehydrogenase, whose protein sequence is MNRFAEQLAAAVPETTTFLATQDFEPRATTDYETTPEADDAAPPPPAGATGGAMAGTDEEAGASRPADATSADAPTDTGTAAGAPETAGETPAPGPDDKTSASGQSADEARATAAGDEPSAPGRADEPSVPAAGDDASAAGPDDKTSASGQSADEARATAAGDEPSAPGRADEPPVPAAGDDASASGPGDEPPAPPPEPPSVFEAGIAPSSLGPSDGEDEDDEGGEDGDGIAEAAHARRTMIGRSAEEVDHAPPRGRYAPVPAPQTVMPPAPLRWAAPAAALALASAIVAVRALRRRR
- a CDS encoding aldose 1-epimerase: MSDEDITLTAGDAEVTVQPGNGGRVGGLRIGGVEMLRQGERFGCFPMVPWCGRIRNGRFLDGAAVRQMPLNAPPHAIHGTARDGAWRTARTSTAEAVITYELVDPWPHPGRVTQVVALTEDALTLTMSVETYESSFPAQIGWHPWFNRNLGGEDVRLDFHPAWQEERGDDHLPTGNRVEPKPGPWDDCFGMPGGVEVTLTWPGQLELKVTGRQEWVVVYDEQEAAVCVEPQTGPPNGLNTLPRLVTPLEPLEAATTWSWRRL
- the pyrE gene encoding orotate phosphoribosyltransferase, with the protein product MTDTRGALLQQIKDKAVVHGKVTLSSGLEADYYVDLRRVTLDGEAAPLVGQVLLDLTGDFEFDAVGGLTMGADPVAAAMLHAAAARGQRLDAFVVRKAAKAHGLQRRVEGPDIAGRRVLVVEDTSTTGGSPLTAVEAVREAGAEVVAVATIVDRATGAAEKIQEGAGVPYLFAFSKDELGLD
- the fbaA gene encoding class II fructose-bisphosphate aldolase, translating into MPIATPEVYNEMLDRAKAGKFAYPAINVTSTQTLHAALRGFAEAESDGIVQISTGGAEFLGGQYSKDMVTGAVALAEFAHIVAEKYPVNIALHTDHCPKDKLDGYVRPLLALSKKRVDAGLSPLFQSHMWDGSAETLADNLSIAQELLEQARAAKIILEVEITPTGGEEDGVSHEINDSLYTTVDDAIRTAEALGLGEKGRYLLAASFGNVHGVYKPGNVVLRPELLKELNEGVAAKFGKAASPGPFDFVFHGGSGSSEEEIRTALENGVVKMNIDTDTQYAFTRPVADHMFRNYDGVLKVDGEVGNKKTYDPRTWGKLAEASMAARVVEACGHLRSTGTKIK
- a CDS encoding MFS transporter, with product MPDVRLASPQGRWILLTTVLGSGMALLDSTVVNVALPRIGRDLDADLAALQWTVNAYMVTLAGLILLGGALGDRFGRRKVFVVGVVWFAVASLLCGIAPNAGVLIAARALQGVGGALLTPGSLALIQASFHPDDRGRAVGLWSGFGGIGAAVGPFVGGWLVDGPGWRWVFLLNVPLALLCVPVALRHVPESGDQRAHGRFDVLGAVLGASALALLTYALIEAGSGGLVVAVTAVAGLAAAVAFVVVERRRPEPMMPPDIFSSRQFTAVNLVTLCVYAALGGFFFLAALQLQVVVGYSALAAGTALLPTTALMLVLSARSGELADRIGPRLPLTVGPLLCAAGMLLMLRVGPGASYVADALPALVVLGLGMVTLVAPLTATVLGSVDVARAGLASGINNAAARAAGLVAVAALPLLAGMGEEAYREPGAFDVAFGKAMAWCAGVLVLGAVVAAAAVRRPRPGCKRPECLRQGGVTAPPLEGEPVRKRLS
- a CDS encoding DUF3151 domain-containing protein codes for the protein MSIHENLLGGPPPTHLPDDPGPREMLASGTAPVDVAAAHPTSSLAWAQLADEAYERGATVESYAYARTGYHRGLDALRRNGWKGHGPVPWEHEPNRGFLRALHALARAAQAIGEQEEYERCSQFLKDSSPTAAQVLG
- a CDS encoding tryptophan 2,3-dioxygenase family protein gives rise to the protein MSHEAHEPETPHLDFHGTTPYEDYVKADVLTHLQHTLSDDPGEMVFLVTTQVMELWFTVIVHEWETAAHALRGDDVPTATAALKRSVRELEALNASWKPLGQLTPAQFNSYRSALGEGSGFQSAMYRRMEFLLGDKSASMLVPHRGAPRVHAELEKALHEPSLYDEVVRLLARRGYDIPQAVLGRDVSLRYEPSPEVEAAWTAVYSGDESDELARLGEALSDVAELVWRWRNDHLVATRRAMGAKTGTGGSAGVAWLEKRAQKQVFPELWTARSHV
- the kynU gene encoding kynureninase, translated to MSELAMRAEKLDAADDLRGKRDAFVLDDVVYLDGNSLGALPAVVPGRVEDVVRRQWGELRIRSWEERGWWTAPERIGDRIAPLVGAAPGQVVVGDSTSVNVFKALVGAVRMAGEGRDEILVDATTFPTDGYIAESAARMTGCTLRPVAPAQVPGALGDRTAAVLLNHVDYRTGRLHDLPALTAAVHGAGAYVVWDLCHSAGALPVGLDEHGVDLAVGCTYKYLNGGPGSPAYLYVRRELQDRFDSPLPGWNSHAEPFGMRSGYEPAPGALRGRVGTPDILSMLALEAALEVWDGVRVEAVRSKSLALTDFFLECVAEYVPEGRVECLTPVPHAERGSQVALRCDGAGDVMKRLIERGVVGDFRAPDVLRFGFTPLYVGFADVERAARVLAQTLG